Within the Leucoraja erinacea ecotype New England unplaced genomic scaffold, Leri_hhj_1 Leri_240S, whole genome shotgun sequence genome, the region gtgtgtgtgtgtgggtgtatgtgtgtgtgtgtgtgtgtgggtgtgtgtgtgtgtgtgtgtgtgtgtgtgtggggtgggtgtgtgtgtgtgtgtgtgtgtgtgtgtgtgtgtgtgtgtgtgtgtgtgtgtgtgtgtggtcatgtgtgtgtgtctgcatgtatgACTAACATGTTGCTGTGTGTAATTTACATGCTAATAATCACACCCACTTCTACAAGCCTCTAATTACACACGTGTGATTGTACATGTGTgtacctgagtaactcagcgggtcaggcagcacctgtggagaacatggataggtcgggACTATTTCGCGAGTCTGTAGAATTTGTTTTGAGTATTTAGGACCATGGTGacggagccgctgagttactccagcacttggtgtcctggTCATCGCCAGACCCTTGTGGTCACAGCCCCGAGTGGTGCGGTCAACTTGATTTACATTCACGATTAAACACCCTTCCCTGGAAATCTACCAGTGGTAATACTCACCAGATGACCGCTGGTCCCCCTCGCATGGTGAGTGGTAGATCACGGCCACTGTCCGGCACTGAGTGGACACTGGCTGCTGAGACCAGGAACACTGTCCGGTGTGGGGGTGGACACTGGCTGCTGAGACCAGGAACACTGTCCGGTGTGGGGGTGGACTCCTCGGGTCAGGCCTCGTTAATGTTCTACGAGGGCCGGTGACCCGGGCACTGACATTGTTTATTCAGTAAACACTCGATAATCAGCGGCTTTCGGGGAGAGGAGGGTCAGGCAGCGACGTTCGGCCCCTCTAGCCTATTACTAGAACACAGCACAGCACCGTGCAGGacgggaagaggcccttcggccccaccccaacccccacccctggccCCCACCCCAGGCCCCCACCCCTGGCCACCCCCACCCCTGTGTaacctttgtcctgtatctgttcTCTGTagatggcttgactgtaatcatatacagTCATTTGtgttgaggcagcgtgagatatagatggagtcaatggaagggaggttggtttgtgatggtctgggctgcaagtgtccacaattctctgcaatgtctCGCGGTCATAGATGGAGTttttcccaaaccgagctgtgacccatccggataaaatgctttctgcggcgcatctgtagaagttggtgagcaaTGGGGAACATCCCGGAgttcctaaaccttctaaggaagtagaggcgtcggTGTGATTTCTTGGTCTCTCAACATTAGGAAAAATCAAACTGACCACTtgaactataaccatataaccatataacaattacagcacggaaacaggccactcggcccttctagtccgtgccgaacacgtattctcccctagtcccatctacctgcactcagaccataaccctccattcctttcccgtccacataactatccaatttatttttaaattataaaatcgaacctgcctccaccacctccagtggaagctcattccacacagccaccactctctgagtaaagaagttccccctgtaCAATGGAAGATTTACAGAAACATTGTTTTTGAAAACAAGAATCCTTCTGGACAACAGTCTCTACATTTATTGAACAAAGCTGTTTAATGTGGCAGAATTACAAAGATTATTGGTGCATGCGTTTAAAGTCTAGTTTCCTTTCCACAATGTGGATAAAATTATGTGTGACATTGATGGGGGAGATAgtgagaacctttttcccagggtggacactgtgctgtactgttccattggGCCATTAAAACATTGACCCATCATTGACCAATCGACCCGTTGACCCATTGAACCcattgtcatggtacaccagtcaatcattgaaggtaggcatgcagcaggcagtgaagaaagcgaatagtatgttagcattcatagctaaaggatttgagtataggagcagggaggttctactgcagttgtacagggtcttggtgagaccacacctggagtattgcgtacagttttggtctccaaatctgaggaaagacattcttgccacagagggagtacagagacggttcaccagactgattcctgggatgtcaggactttcacatggagaaaagcctggatagactcggcttgatgtaggaagattgttcccgatgttggggaagtccagaacaaggggtcacagtttaaggataagagggaaatcttttaggaccgagatgggaaaatcatttttcacacagagagtggtgaatctatggaattatctgccacagaaggtagttgaggccacacagttcattggctatatttaagagggtgttagatgtggcccttgtggctaaagggatcagggggtatggagagaaggcaggtacaggatactgagttggatgatcagccatgatcatgttgaatggcgaatggtgcaggctcgaagggccgaatggcctctactcctgcacctattgtctatgtttctatgtttctaacccattGACCCgttgacccattgacccattgacccattgacccgtTGACCCAGTGACCCGTTGACCCAGTGACCCGTTGACCCATTGACCCGTTGACCCGTTGACCCAGTGACCCGTTGACCCAGTGACCCATTGACCCAGTGACCCGTTGACCCATTGACCAGTTGACCCGTTGACCCATTGGGTGGGGGCCGGGCATGGAAAGCAGGTGctgcctctatgactctagttGTTGTCCATGACGTCTTGCATCCAGTCCAGGTAATTATTCACCTTGGTGTAGAAACCGACGGTGCCGCAGCCGACCCCCCACGACACGATGCCTCCGACAAAGAAGCGCCGCTGGCGGGGTTTGGCGGAGGGGAAGACCATGGCTCCACCACTGTCGCCCTGACACGAGTCTGGTCCACCGTCGCCACCGCCCGCACACAACATGTTGGCGGTGATGTGGACAAGTTGCCCGGCCAACAGGCGCCGGCACTCGGCCAGTTCACGCAGGGGGATGCGAGCGTACATGAGACTTGAGGACAGTGTGTTGTTCTCTGTTATACCCCAGCCCGACACCAGCCCCAACTTGCTGGCCACCAGCTCCCGCCGCGAGTCTGGCCCGGGTAGACACACACGGGAGACACAAGGGGACCCATGGTGACCGCGGGCTCTACCTGGACCAGGGCGATATCATTGTCATAGCTGTGTACCGGACCGTGGCCGTAGCCCGGGTGCACGAAGACTCGGCGTGGCCGGAGCCGGATGCCCTTGTCCATCTCCCAGAGGTCGGTCAGTCCGGCGACCAGCTGCAGTTTCCCGGCCCCAGACACCACATGAGCCGCCGTCAGCACCCAGCGATCTCCCACCAGCGCCCCAGCGCCGCGCCGTCCCTGGAATAGAACCTGCCACGGAAAATTCCCCACAGCCGCGGCTCGGCCTCTTAACACCCGCTcctgagaggggggtgggtggctTGGGTAACcgcacactgtgggggggggggggggggggggggggggggggggggggggggggggggagaggagggggggggggggagaggggggggagagtggagggagagagggagaggagggaagagggggagagagaggggggagggggagagagggggggggggggggggggaagaggggggggggagagaggggggggagggaggagagaggtgggcagagagggagagagaggggggggagaggagggggggagaggagagggggagggggagggggagagagattggggagggggatggggagagagaggtgggggggggagagagggagagaggaggggggggtagatggagaggggggagggagggggggtagagaggggcagagagacggGGAGATAGTGTCAGACGCATGGCTTGTACCcaaccagacacacacacatgtacacgcgAGAGGGCACACAGAGAGgtccagcggggggggggggggtggggaaatcagatccgacacacactggggacaatttacagaagacaattaaccatcaaacctgcacgtctttggagtgtcggagaaaaccggagcacccggagaaaacccacgcgggtcacagggagaacgtgcaaactccacacagacagcacccgtggtcaggatctggcgctgtgaggcagcaactctacccgctgcgccatgaTTGGTGAGTGTAGGTGGGTGATTGCTGGGCGGCagggacgcgatgggccgaagggcctgtgtagaTACGCCGTGCACCGATCTGGTACCTGGAGCGCAGCGTGGAACGACCGGGCCACTCTCGCCGTTCTCCCACGTCCCGGCCTCTGTACAGCTGAAGTTCCCTGTGGACAAGTGGACAAACCAGTCAAGATGTGTACACACTGATCAGCGTTtgtctctactcgctggagtttagagggatgagggggaggatTAAATACACAGTATGGTGTATGGGTCGGGCTGTCAGGTAAGGTAGATGAAGCAggggcatttagacaggtgcatggatgggacaggtgtaGGTGGATATGGGGCCaatcgcgggcaggtgggactagagtagatggggtatgttggtcggtgtgggcaagttgggccgaagggcctgtttccacactgtatgaccctgTGACTTGTTTAACAACTTCACACTTGCAAttattctttagccagagggtggggaatctgtggaattctttgccacacagacggctgtggaggccacaagtcagtggatatatttaaggcagagatagatagattcttgattagtgcgggtgtcaggggttatggggagaaggcaggagaatggggttaggagggagagatagatcagccacgattgaatggcgggatagactcgatgggctgaaaggcctcattCTACTTCTATCCCTTATGACgttatggagggggaggggggagaggggggagcggggagggcgggggcggggagagagggagagggggaggggaggggagagggggagcgggggggaggggagagtgggggggggggagggagcggggtgagggaggagggagcggggagagaggggaacggggggagagggaggggaggcggggagagggagggcgataggagcgggggagaggggagaggggagcggggagagggggaggggagggagggcggggggggggagaggggagcgggggaggaggggggaaaaaggggagagggagagcggagggagagggagggggagggggagggggaggggagggagaagggagcgaagaggggaagggggagagggggggcgggagcggggagagggggagtagggagagggggagtggggagagggggaggacctcatagggggggagtggggagagagggggagcggggaAGCGGGGAGAGGGGACccgggagggggagggcgggagagggggaatggggagaggggaggtggaggagcgGGGAGAGCGGGTTCCCCCAGTAggaagtggggagtggggagagggggaagtggggagaggggtgcggggagagggggagaggggggagggagtggggagcggggagcggggagggCGGGGAGTGGGGTAACGGAGGACAATACTCACGTGTGGTTCCCTGGTCCATTTGATAGTAGGGTTGGTTTTCAGGTACTGTACACGGAGGGGTATGTTGTGTTCCCACCGCCGGTCAGGAAGACGAAGCGACCGTTGTCTATGTTGAGCGGTGCTCCACACTCCACGGCTGGGGCGGTGAAGACACAGGATCAACATTAGTACCAGCCCCGTGTAGTCACACCTTGCCCACACCAGGGGGACCTCATATAGCGGCAGAATGAggacttgcacgttctccccgtggacccgcgggggttttctccgggtgctccggtttcctcccacactccaacacgtgcaggtttgtaggtcaattcgcTGTGGTGTAAgtgttaattgtccccagtgtgtgtcggtagtgttagtgtgcgggggtcgctggccggcacggattcggtgggccgaagggcctgtttccgttcagtatctctaaactaaactgaagtaaacgaGTGTTTGGTTCATGCCAAGACCCAGTGACGCCTGATCCACAGGGACTCACACACATGACTAACTAGACCGACACAGGGATCTGGCGGCAACtgaccggcccccccccccccccccccgcggcgacACTTTCACCGCCATTCCCAGCTCCAACACACAACTCTCAGTCTCATCGTCACTGTGTAACCGCGGTCAACTTACGGCGACACCTGTGTCTGGATTCCGACCACGTCCCATCCTGCTGACATTCAATGATGTAGTGTAGAATGGTCTTGTAGCCCTGAGAGAGAACATACAACATACAATGTACAACATACAACATGCaatgtggaacatagaacatacaatatACAGCATAGAACGTACAATATACAATGTAGAACATACAGTGTAGAACATATAACATACAATATACAACATACAATGTAGAACATGCAATGTGGAACATACAACACACAACATAGAACGTACACCATACAACATACAATGTAGAACATACAACATGCaatgtggaacatagaacatacaatatACAACATAGAACGTACACCATACAACATACAATGTACAACATACgacacctccacagatgctgcctgacccgctgagttactccagccctctgtgtCTAACTGTTTAacgcaggaacgggcccttcatggAGTTAGACTGCTCATAGTCAGGCCGTTCgtcccatcatgtccatgcctcCAGTGTGTACACCAGCCCGTACTAGCCCTATTTACATGCATTTGGTCTGGAActgttggtggtgtgtgtggtctAGATGTTCCACAAACACTGGCAgagtctctccctcccctccccaggatGTGGGTAGACATGGCCCGACTCTCACCTCCACGATCTCGTAGCCGGGATTACAGGTCACCTTTGCCCGGTCATTCACACGGAACTTCGGCCAGTACGGGATGACGGCGCTGTGGGCCGGGACACGTCTGGGGCACATCACACCTGATCCTGCGTGTGGAGAGGACACGGGTTACAAGGGGAGACCACggttgtagcaaggaactgcagatgctgctttgtacCGAATAAAGACACGATCAaggaatagtccgagggtctccaatgaggtggatgggaggtcaggaccgctctctagttggtgagaggacggttcagttgcctgataacagccgggaagaatctgtacctgaatctggaggtgtgtgtgtgtgtgttttcacacttctgtacctcttgcccgatgggagagggggggtgagtacaagacgttggtgaggccacatttagattattgtgttcagttctgggcaccgtgttataggaaagatgttgtcagatATTGAAAGGATTCAGAACTGGACTCAAGGCCTTTGGTCAATACTTACGTTTGCATGTTCGTCCATCGCCTCGCAGCTCCCACCCAATGGGGCAGTAGCAGAGATGTCCACCTATCGTGTTCCCACAGTAGTGACTGCAGCCGTGGGGGGCAGTCTCACATTCATTCACATCTGGcggatgggggggtggagggggggggggggggagggggagagggggggggggggggggggggagggggggggggggagagggaggaggagagggagacgtGGAAGGgacggggaggagagggagaggaaggggaagggggaggggagagagtggacaTGGTTGTTAATAAATAAatatgtgacaggagcagaattaggccattcggcccatcaagtctacactaccatttaatcaaggctgatctatctctccctcctaaccccattctcctgccttctccccataactcctgacacccgcaccaattaagaatctatctatctcttccttaaaaatatccatcatttagcctccacagccttagtCAGAGTCGTAGAGTGGCACAGCGTGGAgtccggcccttcggcccgacttgtccacaccggccaacatgtcccagctacaccagtcccacctgccggcgtttggtccatattcctccaaacctgtcctatccatgtacctgtctaatgtttcttaaccgttggggataatcccagcctcaactacctcctccggcagctcgttccatacacccaccaccctctgtgtggaaaagttacccctcagattcctattaaatcttttgcccttctccttgaacctgtgtcctctggtcctcgattcccctactctgggcaagagactctgtgcatctacccgatctatataCACCTctcttagatcacccctcatcctccaggaAATATAGTctcattcacagatgctgcctggcccgctcagttactccaggcaCTCCGTGTCTTCTTGTTGTAtactggtatctgcagttccttgtatccgaCGCTAAATTCGAGTTGAACTTTGTAAAATGTGAAACATACCCACTCTTGAGTAGAGGGCCAGGAAACCGGTGAAGGGTCTGAGTCCGG harbors:
- the LOC129716463 gene encoding LOW QUALITY PROTEIN: calcium-dependent serine proteinase-like (The sequence of the model RefSeq protein was modified relative to this genomic sequence to represent the inferred CDS: deleted 2 bases in 1 codon); the encoded protein is MRVTAVLCSLLAASLAARLNQPFGEFTSPKHPLPYPRITSHDWLISAPHGYTIKVYIPYMDIESSDGCWSSYVQVVSEGSELARLCGRRDGSEDDPGLHEYYSATNSMAVLFRANTSGLRPFTGFLALYSRVDVNECETAPHGCSHYCGNTIGGHLCYCPIGWELRGDGRTCKRSGVMCPRRVPAHSAVIPYWPKFRVNDRAKVTCNPGYEIVEGYKTILHYIIECQQDGTWSESRHRCRPVECGAPLNIDNGRFVFLTGGGNTTYPSVYMCTHLDWFVHLSTGNFSCTEAGTWENGESGPVVPRCAPVCGYPSHPPPSQERVLRGRAAAVGNFPWQVLFQGRRGAGALVGDRWVLTAAHVVSGAGKLQLVAGLTDLWEMDKGIRLRPRRVFVHPGYGHGPVHSYDNDIALVQVEPAVTMGPLVSPVCLPGPDSRRELVASKLGLVSGWGITENNTLSSSLMYARIPLRELAECRRLLAGQLVHITANMLCAGGGDGGPDSCQGDSGGAMVFPSAKPRQRRFFVGGIVSWGVGCGTVGFYTKVNNYLDWMQDVMDNN